Genomic segment of Cydia fagiglandana chromosome 16, ilCydFagi1.1, whole genome shotgun sequence:
actggtttgtcctaatgggcacatgccctaacgatcaattgtcataacgattattttccataatgtaaggttctaaacaaaaattagggtttttagtgttaggacaactgatcattatgacagacaatattagggaatgcaaagataggagaatagactttagggattcagatatagatctgCATAAAAGAATaacgaaattgttttttttttcagttgacCTGCCCGAAGCCATACAGCAAGCGTGTACTAAATGCACAGCTGCACAGAAGGTGATCCTGAAGAAATTCATCGCTGGTCTAAAGGAAAAGGCCCCTGCCGACTACGAAGTCTTCAGGCAGAAGTTCGACCCTGAAAACAAGTATTTTGGACCGTTGGATAAGGCTATTGCATAAATGTTGGCACTCGATATGCGCCAATAATGTTACAGGCGTAATAAACGCATATGATTTTTAATGATCTTGTTGAATTAAACGCtgtttgttatttaataaatcatctTTTATAACTCTGTCATAACCCTTCTTATTTTAACGTTTCTCCCCGTTGATGGTGTAgtacgcaaaatgactagtgtgttgttttgcctaaatcgcaattagtctacatcccaaacggtctagaacgcaaaatgcccgaattattttttctgatttattttaactttatagcgatgtcgacggagcccctaTTCTTTGCTGTTtagccttcggccatttgaagatacctaacgaacctaacctacctctatgtaaaatgtggtgatataaaaagtgggcattttgcgttctagaccgtttgcgatatagactaattgcgatttaggcaaaacaacacactagtcattttgcgttttagagcatctgcggataacccgtTGCATCCCATCGGACCTGACGATCTGCCCGGCTAACTACAAAGAAAGATTGTAGAAAGGAAGAAGGCAGCAGGCGTATTATGAATGCCtatatccacgtgataaaataactgtcactgtttaacaccgcgggatagaaagtgacggatatcgTTTTATCGTGCTGTCAtatagacaaaaacgaccatcatatccgtgcagGTATtagctatactctgtatctttaggtatttaaataaaagtaaacaaaatctacccttaaattgctccttaagccagttgagggtagaaaaaacattacacgataggttaaagtcaggtcgttcagtgactgatccaggcaattttgtaattggtcggttaaccaataaatgtcaCAGATTTGTCCAAACGGCTTGTTGAGGTCTCTGGGGAcaaaagagctggcagcttcctcgctcaACGCATAAGCGTTGCGatccagcgaggaaatgctgccagcattctTGGCACTATGCCCCAGGGACCCTCTCTAGATATAGAtttttaggtttagttttagttttgtaggtagttttaattttaggttattttaattgtagttagttttagatTTATATTCctgattattttattatattataatatattgactttagattttaataaatgttataactacccgaaaatataaaaattgtttatttacttttatttaaatacctatagataCAGAATTTAAGACCTGTGGCTTGTTTTTAT
This window contains:
- the LOC134672213 gene encoding ejaculatory bulb-specific protein 3-like, whose product is MKLFIALATLVVLAAGQETYTPENDDLDIDALVSNPESLKAWFNCFVEKGQCDKVQTSFKVDLPEAIQQACTKCTAAQKVILKKFIAGLKEKAPADYEVFRQKFDPENKASADNPLHPIGPDDLPG